A stretch of Gossypium hirsutum isolate 1008001.06 chromosome A06, Gossypium_hirsutum_v2.1, whole genome shotgun sequence DNA encodes these proteins:
- the LOC107962943 gene encoding aquaporin NIP1-2, producing the protein MAENNGNHGVVLNVNAEANQNPPLSTSKTKDSDVGFTVPLMQKLMAEVLGTYFLIFAGCASVVVNVNNEKVVSLTGISIVWGLAVMVLVYSVGHISGAHFNPAVTIAFATCKRFPLKQVPAYISAQVLGSTMAAGTLRLLFSGPHDVFAGTSPQGSDFQAFVIEFIITFYLMFIISGVATDNRAIGELAGLAVGATVLLNVLFAGPITGASMNPARSLGPAIVWNHYKGIWVYLTSPIIGAVSGAWVYNMVRYTDKPLREITKTASFLNSSRNCG; encoded by the exons ATGGCTGAGAATAATGGAAATCATGGAGTAGTTTTGAATGTGAATGCGGAAGCCAATCAGAATCCGCCTCTATCAACCTCCAAAACCAAAGATTCCGACGTCGGTTTCACTGTTCCCTTAATGCAGAAG CTGATGGCTGAGGTGTTGGGcacatatttcttgatatttgcTGGTTGTGCATCAGTGGTGGTGAATGTAAACAATGAGAAAGTTGTATCACTGACTGGGATTTCCATAGTTTGGGGATTGGCCGTCATGGTGTTGGTTTATTCAGTGGGTCACATCTCCGGTGCTCATTTCAATCCTGCAGTCACCATTGCTTTTGCTACCTGCAAAAGATTTCCTCTCAAACAG GTTCCAGCTTATATATCAGCTCAAGTTCTTGGATCAACTATGGCAGCTGGAACACTTCGTCTTCTGTTTAGCGGACCCCACGACGTCTTCGCTGGAACGTCACCGCAAGGGTCGGATTTCCAAGCATTCGTGATCGAGTTCATCATCACTTTCTACCTCATGTTCATTATATCTGGCGTTGCGACTGATAACAGAGCT ATTGGTGAACTTGCTGGACTTGCCGTTGGGGCTACAGTGCTGCTTAATGTGCTGTTTGCTGG GCCAATTACAGGAGCATCAATGAACCCAGCAAGGAGCTTGGGACCGGCAATAGTATGGAATCATTACAAGGGAATATGGGTATACCTTACTTCACCAATTATTGGAGCTGTGTCGGGTGCTTGGGTTTATAACATGGTGAGGTACACTGACAAGCCATTGCGGGAGATCACCAAGACTGCTTCTTTTCTCAACTCTTCCCGTAATTGCGGTTAA